Proteins from one Corynebacterium epidermidicanis genomic window:
- the hpt gene encoding hypoxanthine phosphoribosyltransferase, whose amino-acid sequence MHDIKDFNVPANRYGDDVEAVLIDERTLHNRIQELADKVSEKYRDSEDDLLLVCVLKGAAIFITDFARALNIPSQMEFMAVSSYGNATSSSGVVRILKDLDRDIEGRDVLIVEDIIDSGLTLSWLLKNLQNRNPKSLEVVSLLRKPEAVKAKIDLLDVGFEIPNEFVIGYGLDYAERYRDLPFVGTLHPKVYSN is encoded by the coding sequence ATGCATGACATCAAGGATTTCAACGTTCCAGCTAACCGCTACGGGGATGATGTAGAGGCGGTGCTTATCGACGAGCGCACGCTGCACAATCGGATTCAGGAACTTGCCGACAAAGTCTCGGAAAAGTACCGCGATTCCGAAGATGACCTGCTGTTGGTCTGTGTGCTCAAAGGCGCAGCTATCTTTATCACTGACTTCGCTCGCGCTTTGAACATTCCAAGCCAAATGGAATTCATGGCTGTCTCCTCCTATGGCAACGCCACCAGCTCATCCGGCGTGGTCCGTATTCTCAAAGACCTAGACCGCGATATTGAAGGTCGTGACGTTCTGATCGTGGAGGACATTATCGACTCCGGGCTTACCCTGTCCTGGCTGTTGAAGAACCTGCAAAACCGAAATCCAAAGTCGCTGGAAGTCGTGTCGCTGCTGCGCAAGCCGGAAGCGGTTAAAGCAAAGATTGACCTGCTCGATGTTGGCTTTGAAATCCCCAATGAATTCGTGATCGGCTACGGCCTTGACTACGCCGAACGCTACCGTGACCTGCCGTTCGTCGGCACGCTGCACCCGAAGGTCTACAGCAACTAG
- the tilS gene encoding tRNA lysidine(34) synthetase TilS, translating into MPTHIGELSLPRKSPHFLKLRVAIRPFLSAQVAVGLSGGADSLSLVAAARAEGCDVHAICIDHGLQPGSAEVSASAAETAQSMGCTSEIQRVKVAQGNLEAQARRSRYEVFARSPRPVWVAHTMDDQAETYLLGALRGNPAGMLPVTQLGTTSLVRPLLTVRRADTHGACAELGLSPWQDPHNQNPAFRRVAVRQHTLPHLSELIASDAVPAIAQAAERAALLQDFVRGESVAMDVAKLRAVHPAVRQASIAEFLHREVGQVSWVVVREVERLVTDWHGQGPIAVGGHAGVRRNVSRVAGKLVID; encoded by the coding sequence ATGCCCACCCATATCGGCGAGTTGTCCCTGCCACGCAAGTCACCACACTTCTTGAAACTTCGGGTAGCCATCCGCCCCTTTCTTAGCGCTCAGGTCGCGGTGGGGCTATCCGGCGGCGCAGATTCCCTCAGCCTGGTCGCAGCCGCCCGGGCCGAGGGCTGTGACGTCCATGCCATTTGCATTGACCACGGACTACAACCTGGATCAGCCGAAGTGAGTGCCAGCGCCGCCGAAACAGCTCAATCCATGGGGTGCACGAGCGAAATCCAGCGCGTTAAAGTCGCACAAGGAAACCTGGAGGCGCAGGCGCGCCGCTCTCGTTACGAAGTCTTCGCCCGATCACCCAGACCCGTGTGGGTGGCGCACACTATGGACGATCAGGCCGAAACCTACCTGCTGGGGGCGCTGCGCGGAAATCCAGCCGGAATGCTGCCCGTGACCCAACTCGGAACCACTTCGCTCGTGCGGCCGCTGCTCACCGTTCGGCGTGCCGACACCCACGGCGCTTGCGCTGAGCTCGGATTAAGTCCATGGCAGGATCCCCACAACCAAAACCCCGCTTTTCGACGCGTCGCCGTACGCCAACACACGTTGCCCCACCTCAGCGAACTCATCGCCTCAGATGCGGTGCCGGCGATCGCCCAGGCAGCGGAGCGAGCAGCGCTTTTACAGGACTTCGTGCGGGGGGAGTCGGTGGCGATGGACGTCGCAAAGCTGCGGGCAGTGCACCCCGCGGTGCGCCAGGCGAGCATCGCGGAGTTCCTCCACCGGGAGGTGGGCCAGGTCAGTTGGGTCGTGGTTCGGGAAGTCGAGCGGCTTGTTACGGATTGGCATGGGCAAGGGCCCATCGCGGTGGGCGGGCATGCAGGTGTGCGGCGAAACGTGTCCCGGGTGGCAGGGAAGTTAGTTATCGACTAG
- the dacB gene encoding D-alanyl-D-alanine carboxypeptidase/D-alanyl-D-alanine endopeptidase, translating into MLKKVGWVAAVGVTVLAVGGVSTFAVVKNAGVGELTYAPASTIAAPTRQLPVANGPATDVAQLRTKLDRLAADPRLGTLTGQVSDASTGEIVWEKASSQPSRPASTTKVLTAAAALHALGPDDRIATEVVAAETGTVVIKAAGDVWMTAEQLDELARQIGSAQRVLIDTSAWTGTDVLQTWNPEDIDAGYIAPMQPAMLYGGRIGAKTGDVPRTHQPALAVAQELALRLDATAGTGTAPQGATVVARVESPPLSQRLEAMMLDSDNVMAEAIGREVAIKRGTGSDFAAAVAATQDCLRELGIDLTGLDLKDNSGLSESNRNTPRLLNQVLLTATQRDQLRPLLAALPVAGGNGTLAVRYQSSPARGWVRAKTGTLTGTSALAGYAVSEQGHVYTFALLSNDSDILPARVALDEFAAGLR; encoded by the coding sequence GTGCTGAAAAAGGTTGGATGGGTTGCAGCTGTCGGCGTGACCGTGCTCGCCGTGGGTGGCGTATCGACGTTTGCCGTTGTCAAGAATGCAGGTGTGGGGGAATTGACCTACGCCCCGGCGTCGACAATTGCTGCCCCAACCCGCCAGTTGCCGGTAGCCAACGGGCCGGCCACCGATGTCGCGCAACTGCGGACGAAACTTGACCGCCTGGCTGCGGACCCCCGCCTCGGCACGCTAACCGGCCAGGTCAGTGATGCCAGCACCGGTGAGATCGTTTGGGAGAAAGCCTCGTCCCAGCCTTCGCGCCCGGCGTCGACCACGAAGGTGCTCACTGCGGCGGCCGCATTGCATGCGCTGGGGCCGGACGACCGCATTGCCACCGAGGTGGTAGCAGCGGAAACGGGGACAGTTGTGATCAAGGCTGCCGGGGATGTCTGGATGACTGCTGAGCAGCTGGATGAATTGGCCCGCCAGATCGGAAGTGCGCAGCGCGTGTTGATCGATACGTCGGCCTGGACCGGCACTGACGTACTGCAAACCTGGAACCCTGAAGACATTGACGCAGGCTACATCGCGCCTATGCAGCCCGCCATGCTCTATGGCGGCCGGATTGGGGCGAAAACCGGAGATGTGCCACGCACTCATCAGCCGGCGCTGGCGGTAGCACAGGAGTTGGCGCTGCGCCTCGACGCCACCGCTGGGACTGGGACTGCTCCGCAAGGGGCCACCGTGGTTGCACGGGTGGAATCACCGCCACTTTCGCAGCGTCTGGAAGCGATGATGCTGGATTCGGACAACGTCATGGCCGAGGCAATTGGCCGCGAGGTGGCTATCAAACGTGGCACTGGAAGCGACTTCGCTGCTGCGGTCGCCGCCACCCAAGATTGCCTGCGGGAGCTAGGTATTGACCTAACGGGGCTCGATTTGAAAGACAATTCGGGACTTTCCGAGAGCAACCGCAACACGCCACGCTTGCTCAACCAGGTGCTGCTCACCGCTACCCAACGCGACCAGCTGCGTCCGCTGCTGGCAGCGCTGCCGGTAGCAGGCGGTAACGGAACCCTCGCCGTCAGATATCAAAGCTCACCCGCCCGCGGTTGGGTGCGTGCAAAAACAGGCACACTGACTGGGACGTCAGCGCTAGCCGGTTATGCGGTTTCCGAACAAGGGCACGTCTACACCTTTGCGCTGCTGTCCAATGACTCCGACATCCTGCCCGCCCGCGTTGCCCTCGACGAATTTGCCGCAGGCCTGCGCTGA
- a CDS encoding inorganic diphosphatase, which translates to MSIEVTIEIPKGSRNKYEVDHETGKVYLDRYLFTPMAYPLDYGFIDHTLGEDGDPLDALVILPEPVFPGVIVKARPLGVFKMTDEAGGDDKLLCVVDDVRWNHLQDISDVSDFQKDEIEHFFTRYKDLEPNKEVTGSGWGDKAEAERILAEAIERYGK; encoded by the coding sequence ATGAGCATCGAAGTAACGATCGAAATCCCAAAGGGTTCCCGCAACAAGTACGAAGTTGACCACGAGACCGGCAAGGTCTACCTCGACCGCTACCTGTTCACCCCGATGGCCTACCCGCTGGACTACGGCTTCATCGACCACACCCTCGGCGAAGACGGCGACCCACTCGACGCACTCGTCATCCTTCCCGAGCCAGTATTCCCGGGCGTCATCGTGAAGGCTCGGCCACTCGGCGTGTTCAAAATGACCGATGAGGCTGGTGGCGACGACAAGCTGCTCTGCGTTGTCGACGACGTACGCTGGAACCACCTGCAGGACATCTCAGATGTCTCCGATTTCCAGAAGGACGAAATCGAGCACTTCTTCACCCGCTACAAGGACCTAGAGCCTAACAAGGAAGTCACCGGCTCTGGCTGGGGCGACAAGGCAGAAGCTGAGCGCATCTTGGCAGAAGCGATCGAGCGTTACGGCAAGTAA
- a CDS encoding rhodanese-like domain-containing protein yields the protein MKSIAVTEVPKDAQLVDVREVAEWDEIHAKGSVNYPMSEFTLHTGKLDRSRPVYVICKSGGRSAQVAEYLNEAGIEAINVEGGTTAWVDAGLPTE from the coding sequence ATGAAATCTATAGCAGTAACCGAAGTACCTAAAGATGCCCAGCTCGTTGATGTCCGCGAAGTAGCTGAATGGGATGAGATCCACGCCAAAGGCTCCGTAAACTACCCGATGAGCGAATTTACCTTGCACACCGGCAAGCTGGACCGATCACGTCCGGTGTACGTCATTTGTAAGAGTGGTGGCCGTTCGGCGCAGGTCGCGGAATACCTGAACGAAGCTGGTATCGAGGCGATCAACGTCGAAGGTGGTACTACCGCCTGGGTAGATGCCGGGCTACCTACTGAATAA
- a CDS encoding MarR family winged helix-turn-helix transcriptional regulator, whose amino-acid sequence MAGVTSPTEIPTLLLESPSFQLERLRRRTRDEVEASLSTKNTSLREYWVLTCLITGDAASQSSLCETLVIDASDMVRLIDALERHGWVKRERDPKDRRRQIVTSTKKGKTAHAELAALVAEAEDRALDESTSKQLKHLKKLAKSIIVTEDD is encoded by the coding sequence ATGGCAGGCGTGACTAGTCCAACCGAAATCCCCACCTTATTGCTGGAATCGCCCTCCTTTCAATTGGAAAGGTTGCGGCGCCGCACTCGTGACGAAGTAGAAGCTAGCCTCTCCACCAAAAACACCTCACTGCGTGAGTACTGGGTGCTCACCTGCCTGATCACCGGCGATGCGGCCAGTCAGTCGTCGCTTTGCGAGACGCTCGTCATCGATGCCTCCGACATGGTGCGCCTCATCGACGCGCTGGAAAGGCACGGCTGGGTCAAGCGGGAGCGCGATCCAAAAGACCGCCGTCGGCAAATCGTGACCAGCACCAAGAAGGGCAAGACGGCGCATGCGGAGCTAGCCGCCCTGGTGGCTGAAGCGGAGGATCGCGCGCTGGACGAATCAACGTCCAAGCAGCTGAAGCATCTGAAGAAGTTGGCCAAGTCCATCATTGTGACGGAGGACGACTAA
- a CDS encoding Pls/PosA family non-ribosomal peptide synthetase, translating to MTSPHPLTLDRVPGQYLRGAEAAPPRTLYDILVSTASANPDAAAIDDGTVLTYADLMEEVDALANHLHDNGIRRGDRIGIRMSSGSKDLYLAILATIAAGAAYVPVDADDPEERADMVFGEADVNAVFTDEGLVIKRRSTSGDTRRPQLDDDAWIIFTSGSTGKPKGVAVSHRSAAAFVDAEAQLFLVNSPGGPLGADDRVLAGLSVAFDASCEEMWLAWGHGACLVPAPRSLVRSGMDLGPWLIRQDITVVSTVPTLAGMWPAEALDNVRLLIFGGEACPPELVERLATADREVWNTYGPTEATVVACATTMHPNQPVSIGLPLAGWDLVVVDKQEQPVAVGEVGELVIGGVGLARYLDPLKDAEKYAPMPSIGWERAYRSGDHVRLEEDGLYFVGRVDDQVKIGGRRIELGEVEAGVASLPNVRMSAVAVQTTGAGDKVLVGYVALEDPAQSFDHAVAHARLSEIMPAALVPRIHVMDDIPVRTSGKADKKALPWPLPGTTVEAADLTATQQWLAELWVETLGISVDSKHADFFELGGTSLAAATLVGSIRDRVPTVSVRDLYDHPRLELLAERVDAIAAASGITIAPTETVPQHSQVRPVGAGTRLAQLLIQLPAMTLAGTQWIAGLALLNSLLSTMHVGWAVPISWWVSGALGLIFLTPLGRLPIGALLIRALTGSIQPGDYPRGGSVHLRIWAAERLADTSGAQNISGATWILTYARLIGAKIGRAVDLHTLPPVTGLLTLGDHAAVEPEVDLTGYWVEGDVVHVGAIEVGANARIGARSTLLPGTVIGEDAHVEAGSTITADKKVKAGARWAGSPARKVGRSKHRFPDEHPPRRSYWVPLYGLTSMWLSIMPLLALAAGALVVIVPGQRFASSGTGWTALGWALAFTPLGALTAFATFMILVWLQVRLCGLGIRPGVTPVRSLQGWRLWTTERLLDDARTYLFPLYASQLTPVWFRSLGAKVGKNAEISTSVMIPKLADIREGSFLADDTLIGGYELGGGWMLTDVARIGKRSFLGNSGIAGPGRKLGKNSLVAVLSSTPKKARAGSNWWGSPPERLRRVAVSVGEGEDRTYSPGFGVKAARGFVETLRLLAPITSALLFVGVLATLQAIVLSLGLVAAWALSGVVLIVFGVLALLITVLVKWACVGFIRTGDHALWSPFVWLNELQDAFVEGVAAPWYLSHNLGTGSLNTALRLLGAHIGRGAWIESYWFPEADLCWVGRGATVGRGCVVQTHLFQDRVMSLDKVTLGDGATLAPHSVALPAAEIRTDTCVGPGSLVMRGDRVPAFTRWQGNPIEPWSAS from the coding sequence GTGACTTCACCGCATCCACTTACCCTGGACCGGGTGCCAGGCCAGTATCTGCGTGGCGCTGAAGCGGCGCCTCCCCGAACTCTGTACGACATCCTCGTCTCCACTGCCTCCGCCAACCCGGACGCAGCCGCCATTGACGACGGCACCGTCCTCACCTACGCCGACCTCATGGAGGAAGTCGATGCCTTAGCGAACCATCTGCATGACAATGGCATTCGGCGTGGCGACCGCATCGGTATTCGGATGTCCTCTGGCTCCAAGGACCTCTACCTCGCGATCCTGGCCACGATCGCCGCCGGTGCGGCCTACGTGCCCGTCGACGCCGACGACCCCGAGGAACGCGCCGACATGGTCTTCGGAGAAGCCGATGTCAACGCTGTGTTTACCGACGAAGGCTTGGTCATCAAGCGGCGTAGCACTTCCGGAGACACCAGACGCCCTCAGCTCGACGACGACGCCTGGATCATCTTCACCTCCGGCTCCACCGGAAAGCCGAAAGGTGTGGCCGTGTCTCACCGCAGCGCAGCAGCATTCGTGGATGCCGAGGCCCAGCTTTTCCTCGTAAACTCGCCCGGCGGCCCGCTTGGCGCCGATGACCGTGTGCTTGCTGGTTTGTCAGTAGCTTTCGACGCCAGCTGTGAAGAAATGTGGCTGGCCTGGGGCCACGGCGCCTGCTTGGTTCCGGCACCTCGCTCGCTAGTACGTTCCGGGATGGATCTTGGCCCCTGGCTAATCCGACAAGACATCACGGTGGTGTCCACCGTGCCGACGCTCGCCGGAATGTGGCCGGCCGAAGCCCTCGATAACGTGCGTCTGCTCATTTTTGGCGGCGAAGCCTGCCCACCAGAACTGGTGGAACGCCTCGCGACCGCCGACCGAGAAGTATGGAACACCTACGGCCCCACCGAGGCAACCGTGGTCGCTTGCGCAACAACGATGCACCCAAACCAGCCCGTCAGTATTGGCCTGCCATTGGCTGGGTGGGATCTTGTCGTCGTCGATAAGCAAGAGCAGCCGGTGGCTGTGGGTGAAGTGGGCGAATTGGTAATCGGCGGCGTCGGGCTAGCTCGCTATCTTGACCCGCTGAAGGACGCCGAGAAATATGCTCCTATGCCATCAATCGGGTGGGAGCGCGCGTACCGCTCGGGCGATCACGTGCGTCTGGAAGAAGATGGCCTGTACTTTGTTGGCCGGGTAGATGACCAGGTGAAAATTGGTGGTCGCCGCATTGAACTTGGCGAGGTTGAGGCCGGGGTAGCGTCGCTGCCAAACGTGCGAATGTCCGCGGTTGCGGTACAGACCACCGGGGCGGGCGATAAAGTGCTCGTCGGCTACGTTGCCTTGGAGGATCCCGCCCAGAGTTTCGACCACGCCGTAGCCCACGCGCGCCTTTCCGAGATCATGCCGGCCGCGCTCGTGCCGCGGATCCACGTAATGGACGACATTCCAGTGCGCACCTCCGGCAAGGCAGATAAGAAGGCCCTGCCCTGGCCATTGCCTGGCACGACGGTGGAGGCAGCAGATCTCACCGCCACTCAGCAGTGGTTGGCGGAACTGTGGGTGGAGACCTTGGGTATCTCCGTCGACTCCAAGCATGCCGACTTCTTCGAACTGGGTGGCACCTCGCTCGCGGCCGCGACCCTAGTCGGGTCCATCCGCGACCGCGTACCCACCGTATCTGTGCGCGACCTATACGACCACCCGCGACTCGAGCTGCTAGCAGAACGTGTCGATGCGATCGCTGCAGCTAGTGGCATCACCATCGCCCCAACCGAAACCGTGCCACAGCACAGCCAAGTGCGACCAGTGGGCGCAGGCACCCGGCTTGCTCAGTTGCTCATCCAGCTTCCGGCGATGACGCTGGCTGGCACGCAGTGGATCGCGGGGCTTGCCCTGCTCAATTCGCTGCTCAGCACCATGCATGTGGGTTGGGCCGTGCCGATTTCCTGGTGGGTCTCGGGCGCTCTGGGACTCATCTTCCTCACGCCCCTGGGCCGGCTGCCCATCGGCGCGCTGCTCATCCGAGCGCTAACTGGGTCTATTCAACCGGGCGACTATCCCCGAGGCGGCAGTGTGCACCTGCGCATCTGGGCCGCGGAGCGACTGGCAGACACCTCCGGTGCTCAAAACATCTCCGGCGCGACCTGGATCCTTACTTATGCCCGACTCATCGGCGCGAAGATCGGCCGGGCCGTCGATTTGCACACCTTACCTCCGGTTACCGGACTGCTCACGCTGGGCGACCACGCCGCTGTAGAGCCCGAGGTTGATCTGACCGGCTACTGGGTGGAAGGCGACGTGGTCCATGTGGGCGCGATCGAAGTGGGAGCCAATGCCCGCATCGGCGCCCGATCCACTTTGCTGCCTGGCACAGTGATCGGCGAGGATGCGCATGTGGAAGCTGGCTCCACGATCACCGCCGACAAGAAGGTCAAGGCGGGTGCCCGGTGGGCAGGCTCCCCTGCCCGCAAAGTTGGGCGTTCGAAGCATCGGTTCCCTGACGAGCATCCGCCACGTCGCAGTTACTGGGTGCCCCTCTACGGACTGACATCGATGTGGCTGTCGATCATGCCGCTGCTAGCGCTGGCTGCAGGCGCGCTCGTCGTTATTGTCCCTGGCCAACGGTTTGCCTCTTCTGGCACAGGCTGGACGGCCCTCGGCTGGGCGCTGGCCTTCACCCCCCTGGGTGCACTCACCGCCTTCGCGACATTCATGATCCTCGTCTGGCTCCAAGTCCGCCTGTGTGGCCTGGGGATTCGCCCCGGCGTCACCCCGGTGCGCAGCCTCCAGGGCTGGCGCCTGTGGACCACGGAGCGACTGCTTGACGACGCCCGTACCTACCTATTCCCCCTGTATGCCTCTCAGCTGACCCCAGTATGGTTTAGGAGCCTCGGCGCGAAGGTGGGCAAGAACGCGGAAATCTCCACCTCCGTGATGATCCCGAAGCTCGCCGACATCCGCGAGGGCTCCTTCCTTGCCGACGACACCTTGATCGGTGGCTACGAGCTCGGCGGTGGCTGGATGCTTACCGACGTCGCACGCATCGGTAAGCGATCCTTCCTGGGCAACTCTGGCATCGCCGGCCCTGGCCGCAAGCTAGGGAAGAATTCGCTGGTTGCAGTACTGTCCTCTACCCCAAAGAAGGCGCGGGCCGGATCCAACTGGTGGGGCTCTCCGCCGGAGCGCCTGCGGCGTGTCGCCGTGAGCGTCGGCGAAGGTGAGGACCGCACCTACAGCCCTGGCTTCGGGGTCAAGGCCGCACGTGGTTTCGTTGAGACGCTGCGCCTCCTAGCCCCCATCACCTCAGCGCTGCTGTTCGTTGGCGTGTTGGCCACATTGCAGGCCATTGTGCTTTCACTGGGGCTCGTGGCAGCTTGGGCGTTGTCGGGAGTGGTGCTGATTGTGTTCGGCGTTCTCGCTCTGCTGATCACGGTGCTGGTGAAGTGGGCGTGCGTCGGGTTCATCCGCACAGGCGATCACGCACTGTGGTCGCCGTTCGTCTGGCTGAACGAACTTCAAGATGCCTTCGTCGAAGGCGTGGCAGCCCCGTGGTACTTGAGCCACAACCTCGGGACTGGCTCCCTGAACACCGCGTTACGACTACTCGGCGCACACATCGGCCGCGGCGCCTGGATTGAGTCCTACTGGTTCCCGGAGGCTGATCTTTGTTGGGTCGGCCGAGGCGCAACGGTAGGCCGTGGCTGCGTGGTACAGACCCACCTTTTCCAAGACCGAGTGATGAGCTTGGACAAAGTCACGCTTGGCGACGGCGCCACCCTGGCTCCGCACTCCGTTGCCCTCCCCGCTGCGGAGATTCGTACAGATACCTGCGTTGGTCCTGGCTCGCTAGTGATGCGTGGCGATCGCGTCCCCGCATTTACCAGATGGCAGGGTAATCCGATCGAGCCTTGGAGTGCGAGTTAA
- the ppk2 gene encoding polyphosphate kinase 2, whose protein sequence is MAESKEQEFHIVDLAATEGYVVDDSDEDDPVLLTPEGEPIDTWRENYPYEERISRVEYEHLKRGLQIELLKWQNWTKETGQKHIIIFEGRDAAGKGGTIKRFNEHLNPRGARTVALEKPSPRESTSWYFQRYIQHFPCAGEIVFFDRSWYNRSGVERVMGFCTESQHAEFLREVPMLENMIMGSGISLTKLWFSVTQKEQRTRFAIRQVDPVRQWKLSPMDLASLDKWDDYTRAKEEQFRYTDTDESPWITIKSNDKKRARLNAMRYVLSKFEYTGKDHELVGEPDPKIVLRGRDQIGD, encoded by the coding sequence ATGGCTGAATCCAAAGAGCAGGAATTCCACATCGTCGACTTGGCTGCGACTGAAGGTTATGTTGTCGATGATTCCGACGAAGATGATCCGGTACTTCTCACCCCTGAAGGTGAGCCAATCGATACTTGGCGGGAGAATTACCCCTACGAGGAGCGTATTTCCCGCGTGGAATATGAACACCTCAAGCGTGGTCTTCAAATTGAGCTGCTGAAATGGCAGAACTGGACCAAGGAAACCGGTCAAAAGCACATCATCATCTTTGAAGGTCGAGATGCCGCAGGCAAGGGTGGCACGATCAAGCGCTTCAATGAGCACCTTAACCCACGTGGAGCGCGCACTGTCGCTCTGGAGAAGCCTTCGCCACGTGAATCTACTTCGTGGTATTTCCAGCGTTATATTCAGCACTTCCCATGTGCGGGAGAAATCGTCTTCTTTGACCGCTCTTGGTACAACCGTTCGGGCGTAGAACGCGTCATGGGTTTTTGTACAGAGTCTCAGCACGCGGAGTTCTTGCGCGAGGTTCCAATGCTGGAAAACATGATCATGGGTTCTGGAATTTCCTTGACCAAGCTGTGGTTCTCCGTGACACAGAAGGAACAGCGCACCCGTTTTGCGATCCGTCAAGTAGACCCAGTTCGTCAGTGGAAGCTTTCCCCGATGGACTTGGCATCGCTTGATAAGTGGGACGATTATACCCGCGCGAAGGAAGAGCAATTCCGCTACACCGACACCGATGAGTCTCCTTGGATCACCATCAAGTCAAACGACAAGAAGCGCGCCCGGCTCAATGCGATGCGTTATGTGCTGTCCAAGTTTGAATACACCGGTAAGGACCACGAGCTCGTAGGCGAGCCTGATCCTAAAATCGTGCTTCGCGGTCGTGACCAAATCGGCGACTAG
- the groL gene encoding chaperonin GroEL (60 kDa chaperone family; promotes refolding of misfolded polypeptides especially under stressful conditions; forms two stacked rings of heptamers to form a barrel-shaped 14mer; ends can be capped by GroES; misfolded proteins enter the barrel where they are refolded when GroES binds) → MAKIIAFDEEARRGLEKGLNTLADAVKVTLGPKGRNVVLEKSWGAPTITNDGVSIAREIELEDPYEKIGAELVKEVAKKTDDVAGDGTTTATVLAQALVREGLRNVAAGSNPMGIKRGIEKAVEKVTEQLLSTAKEIETEEEIAATAGISAADPAIGAKIAQAMYAVGGGKLNKESVITVEESNTFGVELDVTEGMRFDKGYISGYFATDMERQEAVLEDPYILLVSSKISNIKDLLPLLEKVMQTGKPLLIIAEDVEGEALSTLVVNKIRGTFKSVAVKAPGFGDRRKAMLQDMAILTGGQVISEEVGLSLETADIELLGSARKVVITKDETTIVEGAGDSAMIEGRVNQIRAEIENTDSDYDREKLQERLAKLAGGVAVIKVGAATEVELKERKHRIEDAVRNAKAAVEEGIVAGGGVALLQAAHVLDDDLGLVGDEATGVKIVRSAMSAPLKQIAENAGLEPGVVADKVAGLPVGQGLNAATGEYVDLMAAGINDPVKVTRSALQNAASIAALFLTTEAVVADKPQPAGAAGMPDADAMGGMGGF, encoded by the coding sequence ATGGCTAAGATCATCGCTTTTGATGAAGAAGCACGCCGCGGTCTGGAAAAGGGCCTGAATACCCTGGCTGACGCAGTCAAGGTCACCCTCGGTCCAAAGGGTCGTAACGTTGTGCTGGAAAAGTCGTGGGGCGCGCCAACCATCACCAACGATGGTGTATCCATCGCTCGTGAAATTGAGCTGGAAGACCCATACGAGAAGATCGGCGCTGAGCTGGTCAAGGAAGTAGCCAAGAAGACCGACGACGTCGCTGGCGACGGCACCACCACCGCTACCGTCCTGGCACAGGCACTGGTTCGCGAGGGTCTGCGCAATGTGGCAGCGGGTTCCAACCCAATGGGCATCAAGCGTGGCATTGAAAAGGCTGTTGAGAAGGTTACCGAGCAGCTGCTGTCCACCGCTAAGGAAATCGAGACCGAGGAAGAGATCGCAGCTACCGCAGGTATTTCTGCTGCAGATCCTGCAATCGGCGCCAAGATTGCCCAGGCGATGTACGCAGTGGGCGGCGGCAAGCTCAACAAGGAATCCGTCATCACTGTTGAAGAGTCCAACACCTTCGGCGTTGAGCTCGATGTGACCGAGGGCATGCGCTTCGACAAGGGCTACATCTCCGGCTACTTCGCCACCGATATGGAGCGCCAGGAAGCAGTCCTCGAAGACCCATACATCCTGCTGGTTTCCTCCAAGATCTCCAACATCAAGGACTTGCTGCCACTGCTCGAGAAGGTCATGCAGACCGGCAAGCCACTGCTGATCATCGCCGAGGACGTTGAGGGCGAAGCTCTCTCCACCCTCGTGGTGAACAAGATCCGCGGCACCTTCAAGTCTGTCGCAGTCAAGGCTCCAGGCTTCGGCGATCGTCGTAAGGCAATGCTGCAGGACATGGCGATCCTCACCGGCGGCCAGGTCATCTCCGAAGAGGTCGGCCTCTCCCTCGAGACCGCTGACATTGAGCTGCTGGGCTCCGCACGCAAGGTGGTCATCACCAAGGACGAGACCACCATCGTCGAGGGTGCTGGTGACTCCGCAATGATCGAAGGCCGCGTCAACCAGATCCGCGCCGAGATCGAGAACACCGACTCCGACTACGACCGCGAGAAGCTGCAGGAGCGCCTGGCTAAGCTCGCCGGTGGCGTCGCCGTCATCAAGGTGGGTGCTGCTACCGAAGTTGAGCTCAAGGAGCGCAAGCACCGCATCGAAGATGCAGTCCGCAACGCGAAGGCTGCTGTTGAGGAAGGCATCGTTGCCGGCGGTGGCGTGGCGCTGCTGCAGGCTGCACACGTGCTTGACGACGACCTTGGCCTCGTCGGTGATGAAGCTACCGGTGTCAAGATTGTCCGCTCCGCGATGTCGGCTCCGCTGAAGCAGATCGCAGAAAACGCCGGTCTGGAGCCAGGCGTCGTTGCCGATAAGGTTGCAGGCCTGCCAGTTGGCCAGGGTCTGAACGCTGCTACCGGAGAGTACGTTGACCTGATGGCTGCTGGCATCAATGACCCAGTGAAGGTAACCCGCTCTGCTCTGCAGAACGCTGCCTCCATTGCAGCTCTGTTCCTGACCACCGAGGCTGTTGTTGCGGATAAGCCACAGCCAGCTGGTGCAGCTGGAATGCCAGACGCTGACGCTATGGGTGGCATGGGCGGCTTCTAA